One window from the genome of Variovorax sp. PAMC26660 encodes:
- a CDS encoding MFS transporter, protein MTTVVAVRKGGQVTMAADSLVTFGDTRLSHKAEANQKIFTVEDAAGTSLFAMAGAAAHFLVLQHALAAQEREKLLFGSKHEIFRTFTMLHPVLKDSFFMQTKEDEHEPYESSQFTMLMANQSGIYGIYSYREVFEFKQFWSIGSGRSFALGAMHAAYDIKSRSSRDVAEAGIAAACEFDRNSAPPVDVLTLKLKVSK, encoded by the coding sequence ATGACCACGGTAGTGGCCGTCCGCAAAGGCGGCCAGGTCACGATGGCAGCCGATTCTCTGGTGACCTTCGGCGACACGCGCTTGTCGCACAAGGCCGAAGCAAACCAGAAGATCTTCACCGTCGAGGACGCGGCGGGCACCAGCCTGTTCGCGATGGCCGGCGCCGCCGCGCACTTCCTGGTGCTGCAGCACGCGCTGGCCGCGCAGGAGCGCGAGAAACTGCTGTTCGGCAGCAAGCACGAGATCTTCCGCACCTTCACGATGCTGCATCCGGTGCTGAAGGACTCGTTCTTCATGCAGACCAAGGAAGATGAGCACGAGCCCTACGAGTCGAGCCAGTTCACGATGCTGATGGCCAACCAGAGCGGCATCTACGGCATCTACAGCTACCGCGAGGTGTTCGAGTTCAAGCAGTTCTGGTCCATCGGCTCCGGACGCAGCTTTGCGCTCGGCGCCATGCACGCGGCTTATGACATCAAGTCGCGCAGCTCGCGCGACGTGGCGGAGGCGGGGATCGCCGCCGCCTGCGAATTCGATCGCAATTCGGCCCCACCGGTCGACGTTCTCACACTCAAACTGAAAGTGTCCAAATGA
- the lpdA gene encoding dihydrolipoyl dehydrogenase yields MSEQQIKVPDIGDFDEVAVIEVLVNVGDTVKAEQSLITVESDKASMEIPSSAAGVVKGLAVKVGDKVKQGSVVLTLEVDGAAAPAPAAAAPVAATAPAPKAAPAPAPAAAPVASTYGGKVDVECDVIVIGAGPGGYSAAFRAADLGLKVVLIERYATLGGVCLNVGCIPSKALLHVASVMDEVKHFADLGVSFAAPTVDRAKLLGHKNKVVGKLTGGLTAMAKMRKVTVLRGVGNFIDPYHMEVEETSGTSWDTTGKKQIVKFRNAIIAAGSQAVSLPFMPKDPRVVDSTGALEMGTDPKRMLILGGGIIGLEMGTVYSTLGARLDVVEMLDGLMQGADRDLVKVWQKMNAPRFDNIMLKTKTVGAEATKEGIKVTFEGENAPKEPQVYDLVLQAVGRSPNGKKIGAEKAGVTVSDRGFIPVDIQMRTNVPHIFAIGDIVGQPMLAHKAVHEAHVAAEVIAGEQKGDKELSSAAFNARVIPSVAYTDPEVAWVGLTEDQAKAEGIKIKKGHFPWTASGRAIANGRDEGFTKLLFDAETHRILGGGIVGTHAGDMIGEIALAIEMGADEIDIGKTIHPHPTLGESIGMAAEVAHGTCTDLPPVKKAA; encoded by the coding sequence ATGAGCGAACAACAAATCAAGGTGCCCGACATCGGCGACTTCGACGAAGTCGCGGTGATCGAGGTGCTGGTCAATGTCGGCGATACGGTCAAGGCCGAGCAGTCGCTGATCACGGTCGAATCGGACAAGGCCTCGATGGAAATTCCGTCGTCGGCGGCTGGCGTGGTGAAGGGGCTGGCGGTCAAGGTGGGCGACAAGGTCAAGCAAGGCTCCGTGGTGCTGACGCTGGAAGTCGATGGGGCCGCCGCGCCTGCACCGGCGGCAGCCGCGCCCGTAGCGGCAACTGCGCCCGCTCCCAAGGCCGCTCCCGCGCCGGCACCGGCTGCCGCACCCGTGGCGTCCACCTACGGCGGCAAGGTCGATGTCGAGTGCGACGTGATCGTGATCGGCGCCGGCCCTGGCGGCTACTCGGCCGCCTTCCGTGCGGCAGACCTCGGCCTGAAGGTCGTGCTGATCGAACGCTACGCCACGCTCGGCGGCGTGTGCCTGAACGTCGGCTGCATCCCCTCGAAGGCGTTGCTGCACGTGGCCTCCGTCATGGACGAGGTCAAGCACTTCGCCGACCTCGGTGTGAGCTTCGCCGCGCCCACGGTCGATCGCGCCAAGCTGCTCGGCCACAAGAACAAGGTGGTGGGCAAGCTCACCGGCGGCCTCACTGCCATGGCCAAGATGCGCAAGGTGACGGTGCTGCGCGGCGTGGGCAACTTCATCGATCCGTACCACATGGAAGTCGAAGAGACCTCGGGCACGAGCTGGGACACCACGGGCAAGAAGCAGATCGTCAAGTTCCGCAACGCCATCATCGCGGCCGGCTCGCAGGCCGTGAGCCTGCCCTTCATGCCGAAGGACCCGCGCGTGGTCGACTCCACCGGCGCGCTCGAGATGGGCACCGACCCCAAGCGCATGCTGATCCTGGGCGGCGGCATCATCGGGCTCGAAATGGGCACGGTGTACTCCACGCTGGGCGCGCGCCTGGACGTGGTCGAAATGCTCGACGGCCTGATGCAGGGCGCCGACCGCGACCTCGTCAAGGTCTGGCAGAAGATGAATGCGCCGCGCTTCGACAACATCATGTTGAAGACCAAGACGGTCGGCGCCGAAGCCACGAAGGAGGGCATCAAGGTCACCTTCGAGGGCGAGAACGCTCCGAAGGAGCCACAGGTGTATGACCTCGTGCTGCAGGCCGTGGGCCGCAGCCCGAACGGCAAGAAGATCGGCGCCGAGAAGGCCGGCGTTACGGTCAGCGACCGCGGCTTCATTCCGGTCGACATCCAGATGCGCACGAACGTGCCCCACATCTTCGCCATCGGCGACATCGTGGGTCAGCCCATGCTGGCCCACAAGGCGGTGCACGAGGCGCATGTGGCAGCCGAGGTGATCGCTGGCGAGCAGAAGGGCGACAAGGAGCTGTCCAGCGCCGCGTTCAACGCCCGCGTGATCCCCAGCGTGGCCTACACCGACCCCGAGGTGGCGTGGGTCGGCCTCACGGAAGACCAGGCCAAGGCCGAAGGCATCAAGATCAAGAAGGGCCACTTCCCGTGGACCGCTTCAGGCCGTGCCATCGCCAACGGTCGCGACGAAGGCTTCACCAAGCTGCTGTTCGACGCCGAGACGCACCGCATCCTCGGCGGCGGCATCGTCGGCACGCATGCCGGCGACATGATCGGCGAGATCGCATTGGCCATCGAAATGGGCGCGGACGAGATCGACATCGGCAAGACGATCCACCCGCATCCGACGCTGGGCGAGAGCATCGGCATGGCTGCGGAAGTGGCGCATGGGACCTGTACCGACTTGCCGCCGGTCAAGAAAGCCGCCTGA
- a CDS encoding C40 family peptidase, translating into MRFFVLPASLLFAVAVHAAPQQDRSDDDMARVLAEKGLVGQLQQVRQTVAERTSDLVVTAIGFLGVPYRRGGNSAEAGFDCSGFVRAMYNQTVGHMLPRRAEEQAAATEKIDRSQLKPGDLVFFNTMRRAFSHVGIYVGEGKFIHSPRSGAQVRVEDMNGSYWQRRFDGARRVLSGPTDEVKAAAIANTGN; encoded by the coding sequence ATGCGTTTTTTCGTCCTACCCGCGTCCCTCCTGTTTGCCGTCGCTGTCCATGCAGCTCCTCAACAGGACCGATCAGATGACGATATGGCCCGCGTGCTTGCCGAGAAGGGTCTCGTCGGGCAACTCCAGCAGGTCCGTCAAACCGTCGCAGAACGAACCTCCGATCTGGTGGTCACAGCCATCGGCTTCCTCGGAGTCCCCTATCGCCGCGGCGGCAATTCGGCGGAAGCCGGCTTCGACTGCAGCGGCTTCGTTCGCGCCATGTACAACCAGACGGTGGGCCACATGCTCCCGCGCCGCGCCGAAGAGCAGGCCGCCGCCACCGAAAAGATCGATCGCAGCCAGCTCAAGCCTGGTGACCTCGTGTTCTTCAACACCATGCGCCGCGCCTTCAGCCATGTCGGCATCTATGTCGGTGAAGGCAAGTTCATCCACTCGCCCCGCTCGGGCGCCCAGGTTCGCGTGGAAGACATGAACGGCAGCTACTGGCAGCGCCGCTTCGACGGCGCGCGCCGCGTGCTCAGCGGCCCAACGGACGAAGTCAAGGCTGCGGCCATCGCCAACACCGGCAACTGA
- a CDS encoding alpha/beta hydrolase produces MKIFSKRLGLVVLGLGAAWLAVGCGGVRKTTVPMATSFEKSSCTNKVDTLLVMLPGAYSTPEEFKREGFVEALRDNRVAADVMLVDAHLGYYNDKTILERLSADVMAPARSQGYRKIWIVGISVGGFGGLLYAQTHPGELAGLVTLAPYLGERAQSTDIANAGGLAQWKGPLVDPAEGVPRTPNETQLWQWLRGYVGFTQTAAARPPLYLGYGVDDRFAFSHRLLAAALPAERVFTTEGGHDWPEWKRLWRRMLPTLPLQSCPA; encoded by the coding sequence ATGAAGATCTTCTCGAAACGGCTTGGCCTTGTCGTGCTGGGTCTTGGCGCCGCATGGCTCGCCGTGGGCTGCGGCGGCGTGCGCAAGACCACCGTGCCGATGGCGACCAGTTTCGAGAAAAGCAGTTGCACGAACAAAGTCGACACGCTGCTGGTGATGCTGCCCGGCGCGTATTCGACCCCCGAGGAATTCAAGCGCGAAGGCTTCGTCGAGGCCCTGCGCGACAACCGGGTCGCGGCAGACGTGATGCTGGTCGACGCCCACCTCGGCTACTACAACGACAAGACCATCCTCGAGCGCCTGAGCGCGGACGTCATGGCGCCGGCGCGCAGCCAGGGCTATCGCAAGATCTGGATCGTCGGCATTTCCGTCGGCGGCTTCGGCGGACTGCTCTACGCGCAGACGCACCCCGGCGAACTTGCGGGACTGGTGACGCTCGCCCCCTACCTCGGCGAACGCGCGCAAAGCACCGACATCGCCAATGCGGGCGGCCTCGCCCAATGGAAAGGCCCACTGGTCGATCCAGCGGAGGGCGTTCCACGCACACCGAACGAAACACAGTTGTGGCAATGGCTGCGCGGCTATGTAGGCTTCACGCAGACGGCCGCCGCCCGGCCGCCGCTTTACCTAGGCTACGGCGTCGACGACCGCTTTGCCTTCAGCCACCGGCTGCTGGCCGCAGCACTGCCTGCGGAGCGCGTCTTCACGACCGAAGGCGGCCACGACTGGCCGGAATGGAAGCGCCTGTGGCGCCGCATGCTCCCGACGCTGCCGCTGCAGAGCTGCCCCGCCTGA
- a CDS encoding 4-hydroxyphenylacetate 3-hydroxylase family protein — MNAPLPTATLMSGTDYRESLRRYRPTVFVDGRRVDSVADEAAFQPGINAIALTYDYALRKEYEPLMTAVQHTSGKRVNRLSHINTSSGDLLNKLEAVRLVCQETGCAQRYLTHDALNAIAQVSARIDDARGSTEHTARFHDYLHRIQDEDLTLGVAMTDAKGDRSRRPHEQANVDSYLHVVERNAHGIVISGTKAIVTGAPYVHELLVMPCRNMGKEDADFAVCCAVPLDAPGLTIVARPAGRPGEKFEHGDALFSRKYGQSTGVCMFDRVFVPWERVFYAGEWEHSGHLTYSYATHHRHSCIGARAGFGDLLIGAGALMCEANGFDPGKESHLREQMVELITITESFFACGVAASVYGKADEQCEVFMPDPVFSNIGKLLLATRIYDMHRIAHYVSGGLIVTLPGPDEDHNPETAARLSDVLRANPAIPYEQRIETARFIEDLTAGYQGGWYSVISLHGGGSPAAMKQEIWRNYPVGSKVELVERILERGIAADGSPAAAPHDPARAITKNRQPGKCCDTGCTTPGQPVMVDLPASLRT, encoded by the coding sequence ATGAACGCCCCCCTCCCCACCGCCACCCTGATGTCCGGTACCGACTACCGCGAGTCGCTGCGCCGCTATCGCCCTACCGTGTTCGTGGATGGCCGCCGCGTCGACAGCGTGGCCGACGAAGCCGCCTTCCAGCCCGGCATCAATGCCATCGCCCTCACCTACGACTACGCGCTCAGGAAGGAATACGAGCCGCTGATGACCGCCGTGCAGCACACCAGCGGCAAGCGAGTGAACCGGCTCTCGCACATCAACACCAGCTCCGGCGACCTGCTCAACAAGCTGGAAGCCGTGCGGCTGGTCTGCCAGGAAACCGGCTGCGCCCAGCGCTACCTGACGCACGACGCGCTCAACGCCATCGCCCAGGTGTCGGCCCGCATCGACGATGCACGCGGCAGCACCGAGCACACCGCCCGTTTCCACGACTACCTGCACCGCATCCAGGACGAAGACCTGACCCTCGGCGTCGCCATGACCGACGCCAAGGGCGACCGCAGCCGGCGGCCGCACGAGCAGGCGAACGTCGACAGCTACCTGCACGTGGTCGAGCGCAACGCGCACGGCATCGTGATCTCGGGCACCAAAGCCATCGTGACCGGGGCGCCCTACGTGCACGAACTGCTGGTCATGCCCTGCCGCAACATGGGCAAGGAAGACGCCGACTTTGCCGTCTGCTGCGCGGTGCCGTTGGACGCGCCCGGCCTCACCATCGTCGCGCGTCCGGCCGGTCGCCCCGGTGAAAAGTTCGAACACGGCGACGCCTTGTTCAGCCGCAAATACGGCCAGAGCACCGGCGTGTGCATGTTCGACCGGGTCTTCGTGCCATGGGAGCGCGTGTTCTATGCCGGCGAATGGGAACACTCGGGCCACCTGACCTACAGCTACGCCACCCACCACCGCCACAGTTGCATCGGCGCCCGCGCCGGCTTCGGCGACCTGCTGATCGGCGCCGGCGCGCTGATGTGCGAGGCCAACGGCTTCGACCCGGGCAAGGAAAGCCACCTGCGCGAGCAGATGGTCGAGCTGATCACCATCACCGAGAGCTTCTTCGCCTGCGGCGTAGCGGCCAGCGTCTATGGCAAGGCCGACGAACAGTGCGAGGTCTTCATGCCCGACCCGGTGTTCAGCAACATCGGCAAGCTGCTGCTGGCCACCAGGATCTACGACATGCACCGCATCGCCCACTACGTGAGCGGCGGCCTGATCGTCACCCTGCCCGGCCCCGACGAAGACCACAACCCCGAGACCGCCGCCCGCCTGTCGGATGTGCTGCGTGCCAACCCGGCCATCCCCTACGAGCAGCGCATCGAGACCGCCCGCTTCATCGAAGACCTGACGGCCGGCTACCAGGGCGGCTGGTACAGCGTGATCAGCCTGCACGGCGGCGGCTCGCCTGCGGCGATGAAACAGGAGATCTGGCGCAACTACCCGGTCGGCTCCAAGGTCGAGCTGGTCGAACGCATCCTCGAGCGCGGCATCGCGGCCGATGGCTCGCCCGCCGCAGCGCCGCACGACCCGGCACGTGCCATCACGAAAAACCGACAACCCGGCAAGTGCTGCGACACCGGCTGCACGACACCCGGGCAGCCGGTGATGGTCGACCTGCCGGCATCGCTGCGCACCTAA
- a CDS encoding TetR/AcrR family transcriptional regulator has translation MQAKLQRRQTLTDARRALVLDAARAVFAEAGIEGASIREIAKRAGYTPGAIYSYFDSKEAIYAALLDESLLRLRAAVAEARVSRQWPDKTLAARAQAWFDFYAANPRDLDLGFYLVHGMRPRGLTSELDHELNDHLYDALRPCEDALLALGLDAASALKENTALFAHGVGLLLMQHTGRIRMFRQSADALFKVYLAQLVLRCTASMGAQEDVPDAVDPGQPDLFSGTVQPNSIAI, from the coding sequence ATGCAAGCCAAGCTCCAGCGCCGCCAGACGCTCACCGACGCACGCCGCGCGCTGGTGCTCGATGCTGCCCGTGCGGTGTTCGCGGAGGCCGGCATCGAGGGCGCGAGCATCCGTGAAATCGCGAAGAGGGCCGGCTACACACCGGGCGCCATCTATTCCTACTTCGACAGCAAGGAGGCGATCTACGCCGCCTTGCTCGACGAATCACTCCTGCGCCTGCGGGCGGCCGTGGCCGAGGCGCGGGTCTCCAGGCAATGGCCCGACAAGACCCTGGCCGCCAGGGCACAGGCCTGGTTCGATTTCTATGCTGCCAACCCGCGCGACCTCGACCTCGGCTTCTATCTGGTGCACGGCATGCGGCCCCGCGGGCTGACCAGTGAGCTGGACCACGAACTCAACGACCACCTCTACGACGCGCTGCGCCCCTGCGAAGACGCGCTGCTGGCTCTGGGCCTCGACGCTGCGAGCGCGCTCAAGGAGAACACGGCGCTTTTTGCACATGGCGTCGGCCTGCTGTTGATGCAGCACACGGGGCGCATCCGCATGTTCAGGCAGTCGGCAGACGCGCTGTTCAAGGTCTATCTGGCGCAACTGGTGCTGCGGTGCACTGCCTCAATGGGCGCGCAAGAAGATGTGCCCGATGCCGTCGACCCCGGCCAACCCGATCTTTTCAGTGGTACGGTTCAACCCAACTCCATCGCTATCTGA
- a CDS encoding isochorismatase family protein yields the protein MLLDASQSQLVLVDYQARLMPAVFENEAVAKNAVRLAKMAQWVDVPVWGTEQNPSKLGENLPDIRALCKKTLAKMHFSGVEEGLGEWLRAPAKAVPQGNARSLPKHLQKPAAAAEERNTIVIAGCEAHVCLLQTALDLLEDEFDVWVVTDACGSRTERNRDAAFDRLAGAGAELVTTEMVGFEWLRTAEHPAFHDLQALIR from the coding sequence ATGCTGCTCGACGCCTCGCAATCCCAACTCGTGCTGGTCGACTACCAGGCTCGGCTGATGCCGGCGGTCTTCGAGAACGAGGCTGTTGCGAAAAACGCCGTGCGCCTCGCAAAGATGGCGCAGTGGGTCGATGTACCCGTCTGGGGCACCGAGCAGAACCCGTCGAAATTGGGCGAGAACCTGCCGGACATCCGCGCGCTCTGCAAGAAAACCCTGGCCAAGATGCACTTCAGCGGCGTGGAAGAGGGGCTCGGCGAATGGCTGCGCGCCCCGGCGAAGGCCGTGCCGCAAGGCAATGCCCGCAGCCTGCCCAAGCATCTGCAAAAGCCCGCCGCCGCAGCCGAAGAGCGCAACACGATCGTGATCGCCGGCTGCGAAGCACATGTCTGCCTGCTACAGACGGCACTCGACCTGCTGGAAGACGAGTTTGATGTCTGGGTCGTCACCGATGCCTGCGGCTCGCGCACCGAGCGCAACCGCGATGCCGCTTTCGACCGGCTTGCCGGTGCCGGCGCCGAGCTGGTGACCACCGAGATGGTCGGCTTCGAGTGGTTGCGCACCGCCGAACATCCGGCATTCCATGACCTGCAGGCACTGATCCGATAG
- a CDS encoding propionate--CoA ligase, whose amino-acid sequence MSRYEEFYRQSVDAPEAFWAEQAKLIDWGTPAQQILDASQPPFARWFVGGTTNLCHNAVDRHLADRGDQPALIFVSTETGVEKSYSFKELHAEVQRTAASLIELGVGKGDRVLIYMPMIPEAAFAMLACARIGAIHCVVFGGFASGSLATRIEDAEPKVIVSADAGSRGGKVIAYKPLLDEAIRLSKYRPSAVLLTDRGLAAMELVAGRDHLASALRQKHLDAEVPCTWLASIDISYTIYTSGTTGKPKGVQRDVGGYAVALAASMKHIFDGRPGETYFSTSDIGWVVGHSYIVYGPLIAGMATLMYEGLPTQGIDQQPDGGIWWRLVEKYKVTVMFSAPTAVRVLKKQDPALLKKYDLSSLRALFLAGEPLDEPTARWISEGLGVPIIDNYWQTESGWPMITIANGVEPKASKFGSPGVPMYGYRIKILHESTGEELTAPNEKGVVVVEGPTPPGFMQTVWKDDARFVNTYWKSVPGKMVYSTFDWGIRDADGYFYILGRTDDVINVAGHRLGTREIEESISGHANVAEVAVVGVADALKGQVAMAFVVPKDGRAVTDADVALKLEGEIMKVVADQLGALARPARVRFVSGLPKTRSGKLLRRAIQAVCEQRDPGDLTTIDDPATLQQIKQLLSSA is encoded by the coding sequence ATGAGCCGCTATGAAGAGTTCTATCGCCAGTCCGTGGACGCGCCCGAAGCCTTCTGGGCCGAACAGGCGAAGCTGATCGACTGGGGTACGCCCGCGCAACAGATCCTCGATGCCAGCCAGCCGCCGTTTGCGCGCTGGTTCGTCGGCGGCACCACCAACCTGTGCCACAACGCGGTCGACCGGCATCTGGCCGATAGAGGCGATCAGCCGGCGCTGATCTTCGTTTCCACCGAAACCGGCGTCGAGAAGAGCTACAGCTTCAAGGAACTGCACGCCGAGGTGCAGCGCACCGCCGCCAGCCTGATCGAACTGGGGGTGGGCAAGGGCGACCGCGTGCTGATCTATATGCCGATGATCCCGGAGGCTGCCTTCGCGATGCTGGCCTGCGCGCGCATCGGCGCGATCCATTGCGTGGTGTTCGGCGGTTTCGCCAGCGGTTCGCTGGCCACGCGCATCGAGGATGCAGAACCGAAGGTGATCGTGAGCGCCGACGCGGGTTCGCGCGGCGGCAAGGTCATTGCGTACAAGCCGCTGCTCGACGAGGCGATCCGGCTGTCGAAATACAGGCCATCGGCGGTATTGCTGACCGATCGCGGGCTCGCTGCTATGGAATTGGTAGCGGGACGCGACCATCTGGCAAGCGCATTGCGGCAGAAGCACCTTGACGCCGAAGTGCCCTGCACGTGGCTGGCATCCATCGACATCAGCTACACCATCTACACCAGCGGCACCACCGGCAAGCCCAAGGGTGTACAGCGCGACGTGGGTGGCTATGCCGTGGCGCTGGCCGCGAGCATGAAGCACATCTTCGATGGCCGGCCCGGCGAAACCTACTTCTCGACCAGCGACATCGGCTGGGTCGTGGGGCACAGCTACATCGTCTATGGTCCGCTGATCGCCGGCATGGCGACCCTGATGTACGAAGGCCTGCCCACGCAGGGCATCGACCAGCAGCCCGACGGCGGCATCTGGTGGCGGCTGGTCGAGAAGTACAAGGTGACGGTGATGTTCAGCGCGCCCACCGCGGTGCGCGTGCTCAAGAAGCAAGACCCGGCGCTGCTCAAGAAATACGACCTGTCGAGCCTGCGTGCGCTGTTCCTGGCCGGCGAGCCGCTGGACGAGCCAACCGCGCGCTGGATCAGCGAAGGCCTGGGCGTGCCGATCATCGACAACTACTGGCAGACCGAGTCGGGCTGGCCGATGATCACCATTGCCAACGGTGTCGAGCCCAAGGCCAGCAAGTTCGGCAGCCCGGGCGTTCCGATGTACGGCTACCGCATCAAGATCCTGCATGAATCAACCGGCGAGGAACTGACCGCCCCGAATGAAAAGGGCGTCGTCGTGGTCGAGGGCCCGACCCCGCCCGGCTTCATGCAGACCGTGTGGAAAGACGACGCGCGCTTCGTCAACACCTACTGGAAGAGCGTGCCCGGCAAGATGGTCTATTCGACCTTCGACTGGGGCATCCGCGACGCGGACGGCTACTTCTACATCCTGGGTCGCACCGACGACGTGATCAACGTGGCGGGCCACCGCCTCGGCACGCGCGAGATCGAGGAGAGCATTTCAGGCCATGCCAACGTGGCCGAAGTGGCGGTGGTCGGCGTGGCCGATGCACTCAAGGGGCAGGTCGCGATGGCCTTCGTCGTGCCCAAGGACGGGCGCGCTGTGACCGACGCCGACGTGGCCCTCAAGCTGGAAGGCGAGATCATGAAGGTGGTGGCCGACCAGCTCGGCGCGCTGGCGCGGCCGGCCCGCGTGCGCTTTGTCAGCGGGCTGCCCAAGACCCGAAGTGGAAAATTGCTGCGGCGCGCCATCCAGGCGGTTTGCGAACAGCGCGACCCCGGCGACCTGACCACCATCGACGATCCGGCCACGCTGCAGCAGATCAAACAGTTACTTTCTTCCGCCTGA